A section of the Streptomyces sp. CG1 genome encodes:
- the rpoZ gene encoding DNA-directed RNA polymerase subunit omega has translation MSSSITAPEGIINPPIDELLEATDSKYSLVIYAAKRARQINAYYSQLGEGLLEYVGPLVDTHVHEKPLSIALREINAGLLTSEAVEGPAQ, from the coding sequence GTGTCCTCTTCCATCACCGCGCCCGAGGGCATCATCAACCCGCCGATCGACGAGTTGCTTGAGGCCACCGACTCGAAGTACAGCCTCGTGATCTACGCCGCCAAGCGGGCCCGTCAGATCAACGCGTACTACTCGCAGCTCGGTGAGGGCCTCCTCGAATACGTCGGTCCGCTCGTCGACACCCACGTCCACGAGAAGCCGCTCTCGATCGCCCTGCGCGAGATCAATGCGGGTCTGCTGACGTCCGAGGCCGTCGAGGGCCCCGCCCAGTAG
- the gmk gene encoding guanylate kinase: MSERPRLTVLSGPSGVGKSTVVAHMRKEHPEVWLSVSATTRKPRPGERHGVHYFFVTDEEMDKLIANGELLEWAEFAGNRYGTPRAAVLERLENGEPVLLEIDLQGARQVRESMADAQLVFLAPPSWEELVRRLTGRGTEPPEVIERRLEAARIELAAEPEFDTTLVNTSVEDVARELLALMDVV; the protein is encoded by the coding sequence ATGAGTGAACGTCCGCGGCTGACCGTGCTCTCCGGCCCCTCGGGGGTCGGCAAGAGCACGGTCGTCGCCCATATGCGCAAGGAACACCCCGAGGTCTGGCTCTCGGTGTCGGCCACCACCCGCAAGCCGCGCCCCGGCGAGCGGCACGGAGTCCACTACTTCTTCGTCACCGACGAGGAGATGGACAAGCTGATCGCCAACGGTGAGCTGCTGGAGTGGGCCGAGTTCGCCGGCAACCGCTACGGCACGCCCCGCGCGGCCGTGCTGGAGCGGCTGGAGAACGGCGAGCCCGTCCTGCTGGAGATCGACCTCCAGGGCGCCCGGCAGGTGCGGGAGTCGATGGCCGACGCCCAGCTGGTGTTCCTGGCTCCGCCCTCCTGGGAGGAGCTGGTGCGCAGGCTGACCGGCCGCGGCACCGAGCCGCCCGAGGTCATCGAGCGCCGCCTCGAGGCGGCCAGGATCGAACTGGCGGCCGAGCCGGAGTTCGATACGACCTTGGTCAACACCTCCGTCGAGGATGTGGCGCGCGAGCTGCTAGCCTTGATGGACGTTGTGTGA
- a CDS encoding primosomal protein N', whose translation MSSENGVSRAEGDGGAEGAPPEQLALIRESVREAKTPRAKPRTWRGAALAKELPVARVLVDKGVLHLDRYFDYAVPEELDAQAQPGVRVRVRFGAGRHRVREGRREGGGLIDGFLVERRAESDYTGPLAALAQVVSPEPVLSEELLGLTRAVADRYAGSLADVLQLAVPPRSARAEQRPSPAPLPPPKRPEPASWGRYEHGGAFLEALASGGSPRAVWNALPGPLWSEELARAVAATLASGRGALVVVPDGRAAARVDAALTALLGTGRHALLTADAGPEKRYAQWLAVRRGSVRAVVGTRATMFAPVQDLGLVAIWDDGDDSHSEQHAPQPHARDVLLLRAALDKCAFLLGGFACTVEAAQLVESGWARPLVAGREQVRGAAPVVRTVGDDDLGRDEAARAARLPTLAWQTAREGLRHGPVLVQVPRRGYAPRMACAQCRAPARCRHCSGLLQGQDAGVLRCDWCGREENAWHCPECGGFRLRAQVVGARRTAEELGRAFPAVPVRTSGREHVLDTVPGTPALVVSTPGAEPVAEGGYAAALLLDGWAMLARPDLRAGEDALRRWITAGALVRPQSEGGTVVVVAEPTLRPVQALVRWDPVGHAVRELAERAELGFPPVSRMAALSGTPAAVAAFLASVELPPDAQVLGPVPIPPTPPGRPGAPPPGEHWDRALVRVPPGSGAALAAALKTAQAARMARGSGEAVRVRIDPADIG comes from the coding sequence GTGAGCAGCGAGAACGGGGTGTCCCGGGCAGAGGGGGACGGCGGGGCCGAAGGGGCGCCGCCGGAGCAGCTCGCGCTCATCCGGGAGAGCGTGCGCGAGGCGAAGACGCCCCGCGCCAAGCCGCGGACCTGGCGGGGAGCCGCGCTTGCCAAGGAGCTGCCCGTCGCGCGGGTGCTGGTCGACAAGGGCGTGCTGCACCTCGACCGCTACTTCGACTACGCGGTGCCCGAGGAACTGGACGCACAGGCGCAGCCCGGCGTGCGGGTGCGGGTGCGGTTCGGCGCCGGGCGGCACCGGGTGCGCGAAGGGCGCCGCGAGGGCGGCGGGCTCATCGACGGGTTCCTCGTCGAGCGGCGGGCCGAGTCCGACTACACCGGACCGCTGGCCGCCCTGGCCCAGGTCGTCTCGCCGGAGCCGGTGCTGAGCGAGGAACTGCTGGGGCTCACCCGGGCCGTGGCCGACCGGTACGCCGGAAGCCTCGCCGATGTGCTTCAGCTGGCCGTGCCGCCGCGCAGCGCACGAGCCGAGCAACGGCCGTCGCCCGCGCCGCTCCCGCCGCCGAAGCGACCGGAGCCGGCCTCCTGGGGGCGGTACGAACACGGCGGCGCGTTCCTCGAGGCGCTGGCGTCCGGCGGATCGCCCAGGGCGGTCTGGAACGCGCTGCCGGGCCCGCTGTGGAGCGAGGAACTGGCCCGCGCCGTCGCCGCCACGCTCGCCTCGGGGCGCGGCGCCCTCGTCGTCGTACCGGACGGGCGGGCGGCCGCGCGGGTCGACGCCGCGCTCACCGCGCTGCTCGGCACGGGTCGGCATGCGCTGCTCACCGCCGACGCGGGACCCGAGAAGCGGTACGCGCAGTGGCTGGCGGTACGCCGGGGTTCCGTACGGGCCGTGGTCGGCACGCGGGCGACCATGTTCGCGCCCGTGCAGGACCTGGGACTGGTCGCCATCTGGGACGACGGCGACGACAGCCACAGCGAGCAGCACGCCCCGCAGCCGCACGCACGCGATGTGCTGCTGCTGCGCGCCGCGCTGGACAAGTGCGCCTTCCTGCTGGGCGGGTTCGCCTGCACCGTGGAGGCCGCCCAGCTCGTGGAGAGCGGCTGGGCCCGGCCGCTGGTCGCCGGCCGGGAGCAGGTGCGCGGGGCCGCGCCTGTGGTCCGGACGGTCGGGGACGACGACCTCGGGCGCGACGAGGCGGCCCGCGCCGCCCGGCTGCCGACCCTCGCCTGGCAGACGGCCCGCGAGGGTCTGCGGCACGGGCCGGTGCTGGTACAGGTGCCCCGGCGCGGCTACGCGCCGCGTATGGCCTGCGCGCAATGCCGGGCGCCCGCCCGCTGCCGCCACTGCTCGGGGCTGCTCCAGGGTCAGGACGCGGGCGTTCTCCGGTGCGACTGGTGCGGGCGCGAGGAGAACGCGTGGCACTGCCCGGAGTGCGGCGGATTCCGGTTGCGGGCTCAGGTCGTGGGGGCGCGGCGGACGGCCGAGGAGCTGGGGCGCGCCTTTCCCGCCGTCCCGGTGCGCACCTCGGGCCGGGAGCACGTGCTGGACACGGTGCCGGGCACACCCGCGCTGGTCGTCAGCACACCGGGAGCCGAACCGGTCGCCGAGGGCGGCTACGCGGCGGCGCTGCTGCTGGACGGCTGGGCCATGCTCGCACGACCCGATCTGCGGGCGGGCGAGGACGCGCTGCGCCGGTGGATCACGGCGGGCGCGCTGGTACGGCCGCAGAGCGAGGGGGGCACCGTGGTCGTGGTGGCCGAGCCGACCCTGCGGCCCGTGCAGGCCCTGGTGCGGTGGGACCCCGTCGGGCACGCGGTACGGGAACTGGCCGAGCGGGCCGAGCTGGGCTTCCCACCGGTGTCGCGGATGGCGGCCCTGTCCGGGACACCGGCGGCCGTCGCCGCGTTCCTGGCCTCGGTCGAGCTGCCGCCGGACGCGCAGGTGCTGGGGCCGGTGCCGATACCGCCGACGCCGCCCGGCCGGCCCGGAGCGCCCCCGCCGGGCGAGCACTGGGACCGGGCACTGGTGCGGGTACCGCCGGGCAGCGGGGCCGCACTGGCCGCCGCGCTGAAGACGGCTCAGGCTGCCCGTATGGCACGGGGGAGCGGGGAGGCGGTGCGGGTGCGGATCGATCCGGCGGACATCGGGTGA
- the metK gene encoding methionine adenosyltransferase translates to MSRRLFTSESVTEGHPDKIADQISDTILDALLREDPTSRVAVETLITTGLVHVAGEVTTKAYADIATLVRSKILEIGYDSSKKGFDGASCGVSVSIGAQSPDIAQGVDTAYENRVEGDDDELDKQGAGDQGLMFGYASDETPTLMPLPIFLAHRLSKRLSEVRKNGTIPYLRPDGKTQVTIEYDGDKAVRLDTVVVSSQHASDIDLESLLAPDIREFVVEPELKALLDEGIKLDTDGYRLLVNPTGRFEIGGPMGDAGLTGRKIIIDTYGGMARHGGGAFSGKDPSKVDRSAAYAMRWVAKNVVAAGLASRCEVQVAYAIGKAEPVGLFVETFGTAKVDAEKIEKAIDQVFDLRPAAIIRDLDLLRPIYSQTAAYGHFGRELPDFTWERTDRVDALRTAVGL, encoded by the coding sequence GTGTCCCGTCGCCTGTTCACCTCGGAGTCCGTGACCGAGGGTCACCCCGACAAGATCGCTGACCAGATCAGCGACACCATTCTCGACGCGCTTCTGCGCGAGGACCCGACCTCCCGGGTCGCCGTCGAAACGTTGATCACCACCGGCCTGGTCCACGTGGCCGGAGAAGTGACGACCAAGGCCTACGCGGACATCGCGACCCTGGTCCGCAGCAAGATTCTCGAGATCGGTTACGACTCCTCCAAGAAGGGCTTCGACGGCGCCTCCTGCGGCGTGTCGGTGTCCATCGGCGCGCAGTCCCCGGACATCGCTCAGGGTGTCGACACGGCGTACGAGAACCGGGTCGAGGGCGATGACGACGAGCTGGACAAGCAGGGTGCGGGCGACCAGGGCCTGATGTTCGGCTACGCCTCCGACGAGACGCCGACCCTGATGCCACTGCCGATCTTCCTGGCGCACCGTCTGTCGAAGCGCCTGTCCGAGGTCCGCAAGAACGGCACCATCCCCTACCTGCGCCCGGACGGCAAGACGCAGGTCACCATCGAGTACGACGGCGACAAGGCCGTCCGCCTCGACACGGTGGTCGTCTCCTCCCAGCACGCGAGCGACATCGACCTGGAGTCGCTGCTGGCGCCCGACATCCGCGAGTTCGTCGTGGAGCCGGAGCTGAAGGCGCTGCTGGACGAGGGCATCAAGCTGGACACCGACGGCTACCGGCTGCTGGTCAACCCGACCGGCCGCTTCGAGATCGGCGGCCCGATGGGTGACGCCGGCCTGACCGGCCGCAAGATCATCATCGACACCTACGGCGGCATGGCCCGCCACGGCGGCGGCGCCTTCTCCGGCAAGGACCCGTCCAAGGTGGACCGCTCGGCCGCGTACGCGATGCGCTGGGTCGCGAAGAACGTGGTGGCGGCGGGCCTGGCCTCCCGCTGCGAGGTCCAGGTCGCGTACGCGATCGGCAAGGCCGAGCCGGTCGGTCTGTTCGTGGAGACGTTCGGCACCGCCAAGGTCGACGCCGAGAAGATCGAGAAGGCGATCGACCAGGTCTTCGACCTCCGTCCGGCCGCGATCATCCGCGACCTCGACCTGCTCCGCCCGATCTACTCCCAGACGGCGGCCTACGGCCACTTCGGCCGCGAGCTGCCCGACTTCACCTGGGAGCGCACGGACCGTGTGGACGCCCTGCGCACGGCCGTGGGCCTGTAA
- the pyrF gene encoding orotidine-5'-phosphate decarboxylase yields MTSMEPFGARLRRAMDERGPLCVGIDPHASLLAEWGLNDDVAGLERFGRTVVEAVADRVAVMKPQSAFFERFGSRGVAVLEKIVQEARAAGTLVVMDAKRGDIGSTMGGYAEAYLHKDAPLFSDALTVSPYLGYGSLSPAVALARESGAGLFVLALTSNPEGPEVQHAVRADGRTVAATMLAHLAVENAGEEPLGSFGAVVGATVGDLSSYDLSINGPLLAPGVGAQGATPADLPKVFGPALRNVVPNVSRGVLRHGPDTGALRASAERFAEEIQVAVGGA; encoded by the coding sequence ATGACCTCGATGGAGCCCTTCGGTGCCCGGCTGCGCCGCGCCATGGACGAGCGCGGCCCGCTGTGCGTCGGCATCGACCCGCACGCCTCCCTGCTCGCCGAGTGGGGGCTGAACGACGACGTGGCCGGTCTGGAGCGGTTCGGCCGCACGGTCGTGGAGGCGGTGGCCGACCGGGTCGCCGTGATGAAGCCGCAGAGCGCCTTCTTCGAGCGCTTCGGCTCCCGCGGCGTCGCCGTCCTGGAGAAGATCGTCCAGGAGGCGCGCGCCGCCGGCACCCTCGTGGTGATGGACGCCAAGCGCGGCGACATCGGCTCGACCATGGGCGGGTACGCCGAGGCCTACCTGCACAAGGACGCCCCGCTGTTCTCCGACGCCCTGACCGTCTCGCCGTACCTCGGCTACGGCTCGCTCAGCCCGGCCGTCGCGCTGGCCCGGGAGAGCGGCGCCGGCCTGTTCGTCCTGGCGCTGACCTCCAACCCGGAAGGGCCCGAGGTCCAGCACGCGGTCCGCGCCGACGGCCGCACTGTGGCAGCGACCATGCTCGCCCACCTGGCCGTCGAGAACGCGGGGGAGGAGCCGCTGGGCTCCTTCGGCGCCGTCGTCGGCGCCACGGTCGGCGACCTGTCGTCCTACGACCTTTCCATCAACGGCCCGCTCCTCGCGCCCGGCGTCGGCGCGCAGGGCGCGACCCCGGCCGACCTTCCGAAGGTCTTCGGACCGGCGCTGCGCAACGTCGTTCCGAACGTCAGCCGCGGTGTGCTGCGGCACGGTCCGGACACCGGGGCGCTGCGCGCGTCCGCCGAGCGCTTCGCGGAGGAGATCCAGGTCGCCGTCGGGGGCGCCTGA
- a CDS encoding quinone-dependent dihydroorotate dehydrogenase, whose protein sequence is MYKLFFRLVFTRMDPEQAHHLAFRWIRLAVRIPVLRTFVAAALAPRYKELRTEAFGLRMHGPFGLAAGFDKNAVAIDGMSMLGFDHVEIGTVTGEPQPGNPKKRLFRLVADRALINRMGFNNDGSLAVAARLATRRPVFRTVVGVNIGKTKVVPESEAFVDYVKSAERLAPYADYLVVNVSSPNTPGLRNLQATEALRPLLTAVREAADRTVADRRVPLLVKIAPDLADEDIDAVADLAVELGLEGIIATNTTIARDALGLASEASLVKETGGLSGAPLKARSLEVLRRLYARVGDRITLVGVGGIETAEDAWQRILAGATLVQGYSAFIYEGPFWSRAIHKGLAARLRTSPYATLADAVGADVRKSR, encoded by the coding sequence ATGTACAAACTGTTCTTCCGTCTGGTGTTCACACGGATGGATCCCGAGCAGGCCCACCACCTGGCCTTCCGCTGGATCCGTCTCGCCGTCCGCATCCCCGTGCTGCGCACCTTCGTCGCGGCCGCCCTCGCGCCCCGCTACAAGGAGCTGCGCACGGAGGCCTTCGGGCTGCGCATGCACGGCCCCTTCGGGCTCGCCGCCGGCTTCGACAAGAACGCCGTCGCGATCGACGGCATGTCGATGCTGGGCTTCGACCACGTCGAGATCGGCACGGTCACCGGCGAGCCGCAGCCCGGCAACCCCAAGAAGCGGCTGTTCCGCCTGGTCGCGGACCGCGCGCTGATCAACCGCATGGGCTTCAACAACGACGGCTCGCTCGCCGTGGCGGCCCGTCTCGCCACGCGCCGGCCGGTCTTCAGGACGGTCGTGGGCGTCAACATCGGCAAGACGAAGGTCGTCCCGGAGTCGGAGGCTTTCGTCGACTACGTGAAGTCGGCCGAGCGCCTCGCGCCGTACGCCGACTACCTGGTCGTCAACGTCTCCTCGCCGAACACGCCCGGCCTGCGCAATCTGCAGGCCACCGAGGCGCTGCGCCCGCTGCTGACCGCCGTACGCGAGGCCGCCGACCGTACGGTCGCGGACCGGCGCGTCCCGCTCCTGGTGAAGATCGCCCCGGATCTCGCCGACGAGGACATCGACGCCGTCGCCGACCTGGCCGTGGAGCTGGGCCTGGAGGGCATCATCGCGACCAACACCACCATCGCCCGGGACGCTCTCGGTCTGGCATCCGAAGCCTCGCTGGTGAAGGAGACCGGCGGCCTGTCCGGCGCCCCGCTCAAGGCACGCTCCCTGGAGGTCCTGCGCCGCCTGTACGCGCGCGTGGGCGACCGGATCACGCTCGTGGGGGTCGGCGGCATCGAGACCGCCGAGGACGCCTGGCAGCGCATCCTGGCCGGTGCCACGCTGGTCCAGGGCTACAGCGCCTTCATCTACGAGGGCCCGTTCTGGTCCCGCGCGATCCACAAGGGCCTCGCCGCCCGCCTGCGCACCAGCCCCTACGCCACCCTCGCCGACGCGGTCGGCGCCGACGTGAGGAAGTCCCGATGA
- the coaBC gene encoding bifunctional phosphopantothenoylcysteine decarboxylase/phosphopantothenate--cysteine ligase CoaBC — MDKPRVVLGVSGGIAAYKACELLRRFTESGHDVRVVPTASALHFVGAATWSALSGNPVSTEVWDDVHEVPHVRIGQHADLVVVAPATADMLGKAAHGLADDLLTNTLLTARCPVVFAPAMHTEMWEHPATQENVATLRRRGAVVIEPAVGRLTGVDTGKGRLPDPAEIFEICRRVLARGVAEPDLKGRHVVVSAGGTREPLDPVRFLGNRSSGKQGYALARTAAARGARVTLIAANTGLPDPAGVDVVPVGTAVQLREAVLKAAADADAVVMAAAVADFRPETYATGKIKKKDGQDPDPIVLVRNPDILAEISADRARPGQVIVGFAAETDDVLANGRTKLARKGCDLLVVNEVGERKTFGSEENEAVVLGADGSETPVPYGPKEALADTVWDSVVRRLG, encoded by the coding sequence GTGGACAAGCCGAGGGTGGTCCTGGGGGTCAGCGGCGGCATCGCCGCGTACAAGGCCTGTGAGCTGCTGAGAAGGTTCACGGAGTCGGGTCACGACGTCCGCGTGGTGCCCACCGCCTCCGCGCTGCACTTCGTCGGCGCCGCCACCTGGTCCGCCCTGTCCGGCAACCCCGTCTCGACGGAGGTCTGGGACGACGTCCACGAGGTCCCGCACGTCCGCATCGGCCAGCACGCCGACCTGGTGGTGGTCGCGCCCGCCACGGCCGACATGCTCGGCAAGGCCGCTCACGGCCTCGCCGACGACCTGCTGACCAACACGCTGCTGACCGCCCGCTGCCCGGTCGTCTTCGCGCCCGCGATGCACACCGAGATGTGGGAGCACCCGGCCACCCAGGAGAACGTGGCCACGCTGCGCCGCCGCGGCGCCGTCGTCATCGAGCCCGCCGTCGGCCGGCTCACCGGCGTCGACACCGGCAAGGGCCGGCTGCCCGACCCGGCGGAGATCTTCGAGATCTGCCGCCGCGTCCTGGCCCGGGGCGTCGCCGAACCCGACCTCAAGGGGCGGCACGTGGTCGTCTCCGCCGGCGGCACCCGCGAGCCCCTCGACCCGGTCCGCTTCCTCGGCAACCGCTCCTCCGGCAAGCAGGGCTACGCCCTCGCCCGCACCGCCGCCGCCCGCGGCGCCCGGGTCACGCTGATCGCCGCCAACACCGGCCTGCCCGATCCGGCGGGCGTGGACGTCGTACCGGTCGGCACGGCCGTCCAGCTCCGTGAGGCCGTCCTGAAGGCGGCCGCGGATGCAGACGCGGTCGTCATGGCCGCCGCCGTCGCTGACTTCCGCCCTGAGACCTACGCCACAGGCAAGATCAAGAAGAAGGACGGGCAGGATCCCGACCCGATCGTCCTGGTGCGGAATCCGGACATCCTCGCGGAGATCTCGGCCGATCGGGCGCGTCCCGGCCAGGTGATCGTCGGCTTCGCCGCCGAGACCGACGACGTCCTCGCCAACGGCCGCACCAAGCTCGCCCGCAAGGGCTGTGACCTGCTCGTCGTCAACGAGGTGGGGGAGCGCAAGACCTTCGGTTCCGAGGAGAACGAGGCCGTGGTGCTAGGCGCCGACGGCAGCGAGACACCGGTGCCGTACGGTCCCAAGGAGGCCCTGGCCGACACCGTCTGGGACTCGGTCGTAAGACGGCTCGGCTGA
- a CDS encoding integration host factor: protein MALPPLTPEQRAAALEKAAAARRERAEVKNRLKHSGASLHEVIKQGQENDVIGKMKVSALLESLPGVGKVRAKQIMERLGISESRRVRGLGSNQIASLEREFGSTGS from the coding sequence GTGGCTCTTCCGCCCCTTACCCCCGAACAGCGCGCAGCCGCGCTCGAAAAGGCCGCCGCGGCTCGCCGGGAGCGGGCCGAGGTCAAGAATCGACTCAAGCACTCCGGCGCCTCCCTGCACGAGGTCATCAAGCAGGGCCAGGAGAACGACGTCATCGGCAAGATGAAGGTCTCCGCCCTGCTCGAGTCCCTGCCGGGCGTGGGCAAGGTCCGCGCCAAGCAGATCATGGAGCGTCTGGGCATCTCCGAGAGCCGCCGCGTGCGCGGTCTCGGTTCCAACCAGATCGCTTCCCTGGAGCGTGAGTTCGGCAGCACCGGCTCCTGA